The genomic window AAACTACCATTATCGCCCCAATTATTGCCAAAACTGTCAAATTTTCTGGTTTGACTAATTGGGGGGCAATTTTTGCACCTAAATCAACGGCGATAAAAGTCACAATGGGAGTTATAGCCCCCACTGCACTGATTTTTGAGGCTTGCCAATGTTCCAAAGCTTCAGCAAAAGCGCCGTAAGCTATAAGAGTATTTAATCCGCAAAATACTAAGGCGGCGAACTGGAAAGAACTTAAAGAGAAAATGAGTTGAGGTTTGGCGAGGGGCGTAAATAACAAGCTACAACCGCCATAAATAAATAGCATGATGCTAAAGGAAGAGAGTGTTTGCAGTAACTGCTTTTGTGCTAACGCATAGATTGCCCAAGCAACGGCGGCGATAACTAATAAACTGCTACCAATAAGATATTGTCTAGGCGCGGTTAAAAGATTATTTAGCTGTTCATGAAAAAAGACGCTAAAGCCAAGAGTTAGGACAGCAAAGCCTAACCATTGTTGTAAAGTATATTTTTCTTTAAAAAGGGCGATCGCCCCAATGCCAAAGGCTACCGGGGCGATTTGAATCAAAACTTCGGCGTTGTTGGCGGAAGTTTGGGCTAAACCTTGGACAAATAACAGGTAATTGATGGCGAGAAAGCAAGTGGCGATCGCCAGTAATTTAAAAGTAGGCGATCGCAGAGTAGAAATTTTTGGTAACTGGTGACGTACACCTAAATAAATTGCTAATAGTACAAAGGATAGTAAGAATCTAAACCAAGTCAAAGTATATACATCT from Synechocystis sp. PCC 7509 includes these protein-coding regions:
- a CDS encoding DMT family transporter, coding for MQLHQNSGNWRLGLVLTLLAVFLWGILPIALSIVLQALDVYTLTWFRFLLSFVLLAIYLGVRHQLPKISTLRSPTFKLLAIATCFLAINYLLFVQGLAQTSANNAEVLIQIAPVAFGIGAIALFKEKYTLQQWLGFAVLTLGFSVFFHEQLNNLLTAPRQYLIGSSLLVIAAVAWAIYALAQKQLLQTLSSFSIMLFIYGGCSLLFTPLAKPQLIFSLSSFQFAALVFCGLNTLIAYGAFAEALEHWQASKISAVGAITPIVTFIAVDLGAKIAPQLVKPENLTVLAIIGAIMVVSGSMAIALGKSSPKI